The following are encoded in a window of bacterium SCSIO 12643 genomic DNA:
- a CDS encoding YdeI/OmpD-associated family protein — protein sequence MSKKEIETFYPESQADWRRWLEENHQSKQSIWLIYYRQSTNKPSLSWSEAVDEALCFGWIDSTKKTIDKERYMQYFTKRKPGSTWSKVNKDKVAQLIDKKLMMKAGFDSIQIAKENGTWSLLDDVENLIVPEDLRCALNKHKSAMEFFESQSKTIRKGMLYWVTVAKRPETRKKRITEIVKSAANGEKPDHFR from the coding sequence ATGTCAAAAAAAGAAATAGAAACATTTTATCCTGAAAGTCAGGCTGATTGGCGGAGATGGTTAGAAGAAAACCATCAATCAAAACAATCAATTTGGCTTATTTACTACAGACAATCAACGAACAAACCATCTTTGAGTTGGAGTGAAGCTGTGGATGAAGCGCTTTGTTTTGGATGGATTGATAGTACTAAAAAGACAATCGACAAGGAAAGGTATATGCAATATTTCACTAAGAGAAAGCCAGGTAGTACCTGGTCAAAAGTGAATAAGGATAAAGTCGCCCAACTCATCGATAAAAAATTAATGATGAAGGCAGGGTTTGACAGTATTCAAATAGCCAAAGAAAATGGAACCTGGTCATTATTAGATGATGTAGAGAACTTAATTGTACCAGAGGATTTAAGATGTGCATTAAATAAACATAAATCGGCAATGGAGTTTTTTGAGAGCCAATCAAAAACCATCAGAAAAGGGATGTTGTATTGGGTCACGGTTGCTAAAAGACCCGAAACCCGAAAGAAGAGAATTACCGAAATAGTAAAATCCGCAGCTAATGGGGAAAAACCAGATCATTTTAGGTAA
- a CDS encoding SRPBCC domain-containing protein → MIDKNLIASSGIEIETTPEKVWEVLTHPEYVKVYLFGTEVTTDWNVGSKILFQRAYNGQQYQDKGNVLVNIENQTLKYNYWSGFSGLEDLPENYALVNYFIEDLGGGKVWFKWEQQGFANTDGQCHTEQMLGQMLKQIKELAESL, encoded by the coding sequence ATGATAGATAAGAATTTAATCGCATCTAGCGGTATTGAAATTGAAACTACACCCGAAAAGGTATGGGAAGTATTAACTCATCCGGAATATGTAAAAGTTTATTTATTTGGAACAGAAGTTACAACAGATTGGAACGTAGGAAGCAAAATATTGTTTCAGCGAGCTTATAATGGTCAGCAATATCAGGATAAAGGGAATGTGTTGGTCAATATTGAAAACCAAACTTTGAAATATAATTACTGGAGTGGTTTTTCCGGTTTAGAAGATTTACCGGAGAATTATGCGTTGGTCAATTACTTCATTGAAGATCTTGGAGGTGGTAAAGTCTGGTTTAAATGGGAACAACAAGGTTTTGCAAATACGGACGGGCAATGTCATACCGAACAGATGTTGGGCCAAATGCTGAAACAAATTAAAGAGCTTGCAGAATCCTTATAA
- a CDS encoding histidine kinase, protein MISKEFFKTNGLGIGIILLLFLLYLAKDLHLDLWIRISRALFSTSVLVIAFRVSNRLYAQLEKNDKQKYSLVFLFIGLNIASFLVNISLLDPHEIVEREKKHYIAVILLKFMPVFPVAISMMFSWAHYLFKKNKENELAISKLIALNKESELTELKKQLNPHFLFNALSNIYSIAYLKDDRTPDKIMQLSKMLRYVIYDTDVPFIRLDKEIEYIEYYVDFQKFKIKKTQDIKFDYSGVKKELTVAPLIFLPFIENAFKHSQVTTDSNAWVNINMSTIGNVIKFKVENSISTKTQPEILNNNGIGLENIKKRLELIYKDRAELNITKDEVFVVNLKIKVDV, encoded by the coding sequence ATGATATCTAAAGAATTCTTTAAAACAAATGGTCTGGGTATTGGAATAATACTGTTGTTATTCCTACTGTACTTGGCTAAGGATCTACATCTGGATTTGTGGATCAGAATTAGTCGCGCATTATTTTCTACATCTGTTTTGGTTATTGCATTTCGAGTAAGTAATCGACTCTATGCACAACTTGAGAAAAATGACAAACAGAAATATTCCTTGGTCTTTTTATTCATTGGATTGAATATAGCTTCTTTTTTGGTTAACATTTCATTATTAGATCCTCATGAAATCGTAGAAAGAGAAAAGAAACATTACATAGCCGTTATATTACTGAAATTCATGCCAGTTTTCCCTGTGGCTATCTCCATGATGTTTAGCTGGGCACATTACCTGTTTAAAAAGAACAAGGAAAATGAATTGGCTATATCTAAATTGATTGCGTTAAATAAAGAATCTGAACTTACTGAGCTTAAAAAACAACTCAATCCGCATTTCCTGTTCAATGCTTTAAGCAACATATATTCAATCGCATATTTAAAAGATGATCGTACGCCTGATAAAATCATGCAATTATCTAAAATGCTGCGTTACGTGATTTATGATACGGATGTACCGTTTATTCGATTGGATAAGGAAATTGAGTACATTGAATATTATGTAGATTTCCAAAAGTTTAAAATCAAGAAAACACAGGATATCAAATTTGATTATAGTGGCGTAAAAAAAGAATTGACAGTAGCACCTTTAATATTCTTACCCTTTATCGAAAATGCATTTAAACATAGTCAGGTGACCACAGATTCAAATGCCTGGGTGAATATCAACATGAGTACGATTGGTAATGTCATTAAATTTAAGGTAGAGAATTCTATTTCAACCAAAACACAGCCGGAAATCCTGAATAATAATGGAATTGGTTTGGAAAACATTAAGAAGCGTTTAGAACTCATTTACAAAGACCGGGCTGAACTGAATATTACGAAAGATGAAGTTTTTGTTGTAAACCTAAAGATCAAAGTAGATGTGTGA
- a CDS encoding response regulator transcription factor — protein MCETKIKCVVIEDEEHTTKLMENYISQVDQLEWLGSFVSPVEFFNFDRMNEVQMIYLDIQMPNITGVEFLKLKPINAEVIFTTAYSEYAMEGYELNVTDYLLKPVEFSRFFKATQKAIEQIKLKTLAQSPKRADQVDFIMLKVDKKLIKVLIDEIIYVQSDWNYIYVFTKHQKLMVLRTMKGIVKDLSAYRFIRIHKSYLINLDHFKSIEGNMVQLQGNVKLQVSRNHKSELMEALHQL, from the coding sequence ATGTGTGAGACAAAGATTAAATGTGTGGTAATTGAAGATGAAGAACACACTACTAAATTGATGGAAAACTACATCTCACAGGTAGATCAATTGGAATGGTTAGGTTCATTTGTTTCACCCGTGGAGTTTTTCAATTTTGATCGAATGAATGAAGTGCAGATGATCTATCTGGATATTCAAATGCCTAATATTACAGGAGTAGAGTTCTTAAAGCTGAAACCCATTAATGCTGAAGTCATATTTACTACGGCTTATTCGGAATATGCGATGGAAGGATATGAGCTGAACGTTACCGATTATTTATTAAAACCAGTTGAATTTTCACGTTTCTTTAAAGCGACACAAAAAGCCATTGAACAGATTAAACTAAAAACCTTAGCGCAGTCTCCTAAAAGGGCAGATCAGGTTGATTTTATCATGTTAAAAGTAGATAAGAAGCTTATTAAAGTTTTGATTGATGAGATCATATACGTGCAGTCTGATTGGAATTATATATACGTATTCACCAAACATCAAAAGCTTATGGTTTTGCGCACAATGAAAGGGATTGTAAAAGATTTATCCGCATATCGTTTTATCCGGATTCATAAATCATACCTGATAAATCTGGATCATTTTAAGTCAATTGAAGGAAATATGGTGCAACTACAGGGTAATGTGAAGTTACAAGTGAGTCGGAATCATAAATCGGAACTTATGGAGGCTTTACATCAATTGTAA
- a CDS encoding class I SAM-dependent methyltransferase gives MKNENNYHDYVIKDGQFIGDFENMYRDCPDPWTQSTQPNKYARTAGLIHIKNFGIQSVLECGCGLGYYAEWMYRDTGILPKSLDLSTVAIEKAQGLFPHLDFEVADIVKDLVKYQDYDCVLLSEIIWYILPDLQQILEVLKTHFKGKYLLVNQIFYKGQQKYGVEYFTSLSEFIEYIPFEELGHCEATLQSDSTIESSVIFRIN, from the coding sequence ATGAAAAACGAGAACAATTACCACGATTATGTAATTAAAGATGGCCAGTTTATTGGTGATTTTGAAAATATGTACCGAGATTGTCCTGATCCCTGGACGCAATCCACACAGCCCAATAAATACGCAAGAACTGCGGGGTTGATTCATATTAAAAACTTTGGAATCCAATCCGTATTGGAATGTGGTTGTGGTTTAGGGTATTATGCAGAATGGATGTATCGGGACACCGGAATTCTCCCTAAAAGTCTTGACTTGTCCACCGTAGCTATTGAAAAGGCTCAGGGTTTGTTTCCACATTTAGATTTTGAAGTAGCTGATATAGTAAAAGACCTTGTGAAATATCAAGATTATGATTGTGTTCTTTTAAGTGAGATTATCTGGTATATACTTCCAGATTTACAACAAATATTAGAGGTTTTAAAAACACATTTTAAGGGCAAGTACTTATTGGTTAACCAGATCTTTTACAAAGGACAACAAAAATATGGTGTAGAATATTTTACCTCTTTATCCGAATTTATTGAATACATCCCATTTGAAGAATTAGGTCATTGTGAAGCAACGCTCCAATCAGACTCTACTATAGAGTCCTCTGTGATTTTCAGAATCAATTAA
- a CDS encoding methylated-DNA--[protein]-cysteine S-methyltransferase, with protein sequence MNMKENSTYYYDKVANAIQYLDDHFKEQPSLEEIATHMNLSPYHFQRIFTEWVGVSPKKYIQFLSVNYAKNILEQSGKSLFDTALDTGLSGTGRLHDLFVNIEGMTPGEYKNGGEKLTIHYSFAETPFGDILVAATQKGVCFMSFIMSQEEGKNVLKKEFPNAIFVQKADKMQQDALFIFQNDWSKLNEIKLHLKGSDFQLKVWEALLSIPQGKLTTYGVIAKKIHQPNASRAVGTAIGNNPVAFLIPCHRVIQSSGKFGGYRWNPIRKKAIIGWEAAQLNHDFS encoded by the coding sequence ATGAATATGAAAGAGAATAGCACATATTACTATGATAAGGTCGCAAATGCTATTCAGTATTTAGATGACCATTTTAAAGAACAACCATCTCTTGAAGAGATTGCGACTCATATGAACCTGAGTCCATATCACTTTCAAAGGATTTTTACCGAATGGGTAGGTGTTTCACCTAAGAAATATATTCAGTTCTTAAGTGTTAATTATGCTAAAAACATATTGGAACAATCTGGTAAATCCTTATTTGATACAGCTTTAGATACAGGATTGTCGGGAACCGGAAGATTACATGATTTATTTGTAAATATTGAAGGGATGACTCCTGGAGAATATAAAAATGGAGGGGAAAAGCTCACTATTCATTACAGTTTTGCAGAAACACCATTTGGAGATATTTTGGTAGCTGCTACGCAAAAAGGGGTTTGCTTTATGTCTTTTATAATGTCTCAAGAAGAGGGGAAGAATGTGTTAAAAAAGGAATTTCCTAACGCAATATTTGTTCAAAAAGCGGATAAAATGCAGCAAGATGCTTTATTCATCTTTCAAAACGATTGGAGTAAACTCAACGAGATAAAACTCCATCTGAAAGGATCAGATTTCCAATTGAAGGTTTGGGAAGCGTTATTGTCAATTCCTCAGGGAAAGCTTACCACATACGGGGTGATTGCAAAGAAGATTCATCAGCCTAATGCCTCACGAGCGGTGGGTACAGCCATAGGAAATAATCCCGTAGCGTTTTTGATTCCATGCCATCGTGTGATTCAGTCTTCAGGTAAATTTGGAGGTTATCGCTGGAATCCTATTCGTAAAAAGGCAATTATTGGTTGGGAGGCTGCGCAATTGAACCATGATTTTTCATAA
- a CDS encoding metal-binding protein: MIFHNDIHKIEMLGKIKSREIQFAGNQKLKIYGLLNCASGKRMLRVNRVFFSSERDALQNGYRPCGHCLRVKYKEWKINKI; this comes from the coding sequence ATGATTTTTCATAATGATATCCATAAAATTGAAATGCTCGGGAAAATTAAATCCAGAGAAATTCAATTTGCTGGAAATCAAAAACTGAAGATTTATGGTTTGTTGAATTGCGCATCGGGAAAAAGAATGCTTAGGGTAAACCGAGTGTTTTTTAGTAGTGAAAGAGACGCTTTACAAAATGGATATAGACCATGTGGGCATTGTTTAAGAGTTAAGTATAAGGAGTGGAAAATAAACAAAATATAA
- a CDS encoding DNA-3-methyladenine glycosylase I codes for MENKQNIKRCEWCSNDPIYQNYHDQEWGVPKYDDHTLFEMLILEGAQAGLSWITILKRRENYRQAFDGFDIDKVANYGSKEEAKLLNNSGIIRNKLKIKSAIRNAQVFKQIQAEYGSFSAYLWRYVNHKPMINDFSTAQDVPVTDEIAKVLSKDLKKRGMSFVGPVIMYSYMQSIGMVNDHTLDCFKRKN; via the coding sequence GTGGAAAATAAACAAAATATAAAGAGATGTGAATGGTGTTCCAATGACCCGATATATCAGAACTATCATGATCAGGAATGGGGTGTACCTAAGTATGATGACCATACTTTGTTTGAAATGCTGATTTTGGAAGGTGCTCAGGCCGGACTCTCCTGGATTACGATTCTCAAAAGACGAGAAAACTACAGACAGGCTTTTGATGGTTTTGACATAGACAAAGTCGCGAATTATGGTTCAAAAGAAGAAGCCAAACTTTTAAATAATTCCGGTATTATTCGAAATAAGCTAAAAATAAAATCTGCAATTCGTAATGCGCAAGTCTTTAAACAAATACAGGCAGAATATGGTAGTTTTAGTGCGTATTTATGGCGATATGTAAATCATAAACCTATGATCAATGATTTTTCTACAGCACAGGATGTGCCAGTAACGGATGAGATTGCAAAAGTACTTTCTAAAGATTTAAAAAAGCGCGGAATGTCATTCGTTGGTCCGGTTATTATGTATTCATATATGCAGTCTATTGGAATGGTCAACGATCATACTTTGGACTGTTTCAAAAGAAAGAACTAA
- a CDS encoding alpha-ketoglutarate-dependent dioxygenase AlkB yields the protein MDLFPETIDSNKNWLPYHGEVYYWGNIFTMQQSDVFFNELMHSLEWKNDEAIIYGKHIITKRKVAWYADQPYEYTYSKIHRKALVWNSILKELKVLVEKKTGVTYNSCLLNLYHNGEEGMSWHSDDEKDLLSNGSIASLSFGATRKFVVKHRETKYQQAFMLNHGDLLEMRGEMQQHWVHRVATTKKVKTPRINLTFRQMIK from the coding sequence ATGGATTTATTTCCTGAAACGATTGATTCTAATAAGAATTGGCTGCCATATCATGGAGAAGTGTATTACTGGGGGAATATCTTTACTATGCAGCAATCCGATGTATTTTTTAATGAACTGATGCATAGTTTAGAATGGAAAAATGATGAAGCCATTATCTATGGAAAACATATTATAACCAAACGTAAAGTCGCATGGTATGCCGATCAACCTTATGAGTACACGTATTCCAAAATTCATCGTAAAGCTTTGGTTTGGAATTCAATATTGAAAGAACTTAAAGTTCTAGTTGAAAAGAAAACCGGAGTCACCTATAATTCATGTTTGTTGAATTTATATCACAATGGAGAAGAAGGAATGTCATGGCATAGCGATGATGAAAAAGATCTATTATCGAATGGATCTATTGCATCACTTTCATTTGGTGCAACCCGAAAATTTGTGGTAAAACATAGAGAAACTAAATATCAACAAGCATTTATGTTAAACCATGGCGATTTATTGGAAATGCGTGGAGAAATGCAACAGCACTGGGTGCATCGGGTAGCGACCACTAAGAAAGTTAAAACGCCACGTATCAATCTCACATTTAGACAAATGATAAAGTAA
- a CDS encoding antibiotic biosynthesis monooxygenase, with protein sequence MIAVIFEVQIQDGKKQNYLDVAAELKPLLYQIDGFISIERFSSLQNPEKVLSLSFWRDEQAIEAWRNLEQHRIGQAKGRNHIFLDYRIRVGHILRDYGLNSREQAPKDSNQIHK encoded by the coding sequence ATGATTGCAGTAATTTTTGAAGTTCAAATCCAGGACGGTAAAAAGCAAAATTATCTTGATGTTGCAGCGGAACTTAAGCCTCTATTGTATCAAATAGACGGATTTATTTCTATTGAACGCTTTAGTAGTCTGCAAAATCCCGAAAAAGTACTATCTCTTTCATTTTGGCGTGATGAACAAGCAATTGAAGCGTGGAGAAACCTGGAACAACATCGTATTGGACAGGCAAAAGGGAGAAATCATATTTTTTTAGATTATAGAATAAGGGTAGGTCATATTTTACGTGATTATGGACTAAATAGCAGAGAGCAAGCTCCTAAGGATAGCAATCAGATACATAAATAG
- a CDS encoding alpha/beta fold hydrolase, with protein MDWSEKEIRIKLTEKSWIQTTFFRPKENILGAVMIAPATGIKRKFYDNFARYLAQNQYAVITYDNQGIGESLSEDLRFCDIHITDWGLTDMPKVFEELKRLVPDVKYHLVGHSAGGQLVGLMHNWSDLTSIFNFACSSGSLKQMKIPFAWKARFFMNVFIPLSNALFGFTKTHWLGMGAPLPKGVAQEWRRWCNGSGYIQVDLDKRIKKHFFNEVNLPSYWLNTSDDFIANDRNVEEMIAVYPKLKPKRLHLVPSEYDLPYVGHMKFFARQNEKLWPIALDWIHTHD; from the coding sequence ATGGACTGGTCTGAAAAGGAAATAAGAATCAAGCTGACAGAAAAGTCCTGGATTCAAACCACGTTTTTTAGGCCTAAAGAAAACATCCTGGGGGCGGTCATGATTGCTCCGGCAACAGGAATTAAAAGGAAGTTTTATGACAACTTCGCAAGATATCTGGCACAAAACCAGTATGCTGTCATTACTTACGATAATCAGGGAATAGGAGAGTCTCTATCGGAAGACCTGAGGTTTTGTGATATCCATATTACTGATTGGGGATTAACAGATATGCCCAAGGTATTTGAGGAATTGAAAAGACTGGTTCCGGATGTAAAATATCACCTGGTGGGGCACAGTGCTGGAGGACAGTTGGTAGGTTTAATGCATAATTGGTCAGATTTAACATCCATTTTCAATTTTGCATGTTCATCCGGAAGTCTAAAGCAAATGAAAATTCCTTTTGCATGGAAAGCACGATTCTTTATGAATGTATTCATTCCGCTGAGCAATGCCCTTTTCGGTTTTACAAAAACACATTGGCTAGGAATGGGAGCGCCTTTGCCTAAAGGCGTTGCACAGGAATGGCGAAGATGGTGTAATGGCAGCGGATATATTCAAGTTGATCTAGACAAACGGATAAAGAAACACTTCTTTAATGAAGTAAATCTTCCATCATATTGGTTGAATACATCAGATGATTTTATTGCAAATGATCGAAATGTGGAAGAAATGATTGCAGTATACCCTAAATTAAAGCCCAAACGATTGCATCTGGTACCATCCGAATATGATTTGCCATATGTGGGCCATATGAAGTTCTTTGCACGACAAAATGAAAAGTTATGGCCAATAGCACTGGATTGGATACATACGCATGACTAA
- a CDS encoding Lrp/AsnC family transcriptional regulator, whose protein sequence is MDQIDLKILDLLQENAKITHKEIAERLNLSRTPIFDRIKKMERKGIIQKYVTVLNRKKIHKDLIVLCSVSLKEHGIEPVSEFQKAVHNFSQVMECYHVGGNYDFFLKVIVRNVDEYQTFVLHHLSQIKNIANVQSAFVIGELKHHLSYDLNADDILTKS, encoded by the coding sequence ATGGATCAAATAGATTTAAAAATCCTGGATTTGTTACAGGAAAACGCCAAGATTACCCATAAAGAAATTGCTGAACGACTGAACCTTTCCAGAACTCCCATTTTTGACCGAATCAAAAAGATGGAGCGCAAAGGAATTATTCAGAAATATGTAACCGTATTAAATCGTAAAAAAATCCATAAAGACTTAATAGTCTTATGTTCTGTTTCTCTTAAAGAACATGGGATTGAACCAGTTTCGGAGTTTCAAAAAGCAGTTCATAATTTTTCTCAGGTGATGGAATGTTATCATGTAGGTGGAAACTACGATTTCTTCTTAAAGGTTATCGTGCGTAATGTAGATGAATATCAAACGTTTGTTTTACATCATTTGTCACAGATCAAAAATATTGCAAATGTGCAAAGTGCCTTTGTTATTGGCGAGTTAAAACATCATCTTTCTTACGATTTAAATGCTGATGATATTCTAACAAAATCTTAG
- a CDS encoding tryptophanase, whose amino-acid sequence MKAEPHKIKTVKNLNILSIYQREVELRAAGFNTFNIGSDKVTYDMISQGTSAKSQEQESGSLIGDETYAGSRNFEKLTQAVNVAFGHKYVCPVHNLQGALKLVTTTMIGNGGEVLSNTHLPELMVKNEHGQFIALAASPNELYTGNVDLHELKSLLQEDLNISYVFIDVFAEGFKPVSISHLKEIKTLTDKHQVKLIFNISYVSELATFLQENDSDLYYKSVAELVKEITTIADVCVLDASQGPRCNIGGLIAANDYDTFEKYMNEVVVYEGLHTYGGMAGRAMETFQVGIREMILEPQAHWIQQQVNYLSHHLEGIPHFKGADGVYLKADEILPQIKENQAQALAALIYLKAGIRGVIQGKYISCNILPIQIPRLGLTNDQLSNIARAINEVYQEKDALSWFELKNDPEWQDEAVFAWNNPHLSKFDFDCEAHRIQTIEYVGITTPEEREKIVAEVGYNTFLLPSKDITIDFLTDSGTTAQTITQWSLYNEGDETPASSKDYFDLIDSLKEITGYQFIIPTHQGRAAEHIMSQILIRDGFVPGNMYFTTTKLHQEKAGGTFVDVICDEAHDPTSNFQWKGNIDIRKIQKILDEHGEGSIPYVSFEFSVNLAGGQPVHMDNIRDVYAFCKSHNIPVMFDATRAVENAYMIKKKDERYINASVKEILHEMFSYGDGCTVSSKKDYLVNIGGFLGIRDDETFYKKALSMLRIYEGTKTNGGMSAGDMAMHAEGVMEMTDFNYIKSRVEQTQYLGKKLLDAGIPIVEPIGTHAVFIDAKRFLPHIDQDNYPAQALASALFVESGIRAMERGNVSSGRNKKTGENYRPSLELVRLTIPRRAYTNAHMDVVADGIIKLYEKRDAIKGLDFVYEPEDLRFFQGKFEEVN is encoded by the coding sequence ATGAAAGCAGAACCGCATAAAATTAAGACCGTTAAGAATTTGAATATTCTTTCTATTTATCAACGCGAAGTTGAATTAAGAGCAGCCGGATTTAATACCTTTAATATTGGAAGCGATAAAGTGACTTATGATATGATCAGTCAGGGTACCAGCGCAAAAAGCCAAGAGCAGGAGTCAGGTAGTTTAATTGGAGATGAAACCTATGCTGGAAGCCGAAACTTTGAGAAGCTAACTCAGGCAGTAAATGTTGCATTTGGACATAAATATGTATGTCCGGTACATAACTTACAGGGAGCATTAAAACTGGTCACAACCACTATGATAGGAAATGGAGGAGAAGTACTCTCTAATACACATTTACCTGAATTGATGGTAAAAAATGAGCATGGACAGTTTATTGCGTTAGCCGCTTCACCAAACGAGTTGTATACCGGAAATGTAGACTTACATGAATTAAAGTCGCTACTTCAGGAAGATTTAAACATTTCATATGTTTTTATTGATGTATTTGCAGAAGGGTTTAAACCAGTATCTATTTCTCATTTAAAAGAAATTAAGACTTTAACCGATAAGCATCAGGTGAAACTGATTTTTAATATTTCATATGTATCAGAATTAGCTACTTTCCTCCAGGAAAATGATTCGGACTTATATTATAAAAGTGTGGCTGAACTCGTAAAAGAAATTACCACAATAGCAGACGTGTGTGTTTTAGACGCGAGTCAGGGGCCGAGATGTAATATTGGCGGGTTGATTGCAGCGAACGATTACGACACGTTTGAAAAGTACATGAATGAGGTGGTGGTATATGAGGGATTGCATACTTACGGAGGTATGGCCGGACGTGCGATGGAAACATTCCAGGTTGGAATCAGAGAGATGATTTTAGAACCTCAGGCCCATTGGATTCAACAACAAGTGAATTATTTGAGTCATCACCTTGAAGGGATACCACATTTTAAAGGGGCGGATGGCGTGTATTTAAAAGCAGATGAAATCCTTCCTCAGATCAAAGAAAATCAGGCACAGGCCCTTGCGGCATTAATCTATCTAAAAGCTGGAATTCGAGGAGTGATCCAGGGAAAATACATAAGTTGCAACATATTACCAATTCAGATCCCAAGACTAGGTTTGACCAATGATCAATTATCCAACATTGCGAGAGCGATTAACGAAGTATATCAAGAGAAAGATGCTTTGTCCTGGTTTGAGCTAAAAAATGATCCTGAATGGCAAGACGAAGCGGTATTTGCATGGAACAATCCACATCTCAGTAAGTTCGATTTTGACTGTGAGGCACATAGAATCCAAACCATAGAATATGTAGGAATTACGACACCAGAGGAAAGAGAAAAAATTGTAGCCGAAGTAGGGTATAACACATTTTTACTTCCGTCTAAGGATATTACCATTGATTTCCTGACCGATTCGGGAACTACTGCGCAAACCATCACACAATGGTCTTTGTACAATGAAGGGGATGAAACTCCGGCTTCTAGTAAGGACTACTTTGATTTGATTGATTCGTTAAAAGAAATCACAGGGTATCAATTCATTATTCCAACACATCAGGGACGGGCTGCTGAACATATCATGTCTCAAATCCTGATTCGGGATGGTTTTGTTCCAGGAAATATGTACTTCACCACAACCAAACTCCATCAGGAAAAGGCGGGAGGTACCTTTGTTGACGTGATTTGCGATGAAGCACATGATCCTACATCTAACTTCCAATGGAAAGGAAATATTGATATCCGTAAAATCCAGAAGATTTTGGACGAACATGGTGAAGGGTCCATTCCTTATGTAAGTTTTGAGTTTAGTGTGAATCTGGCAGGAGGACAACCTGTTCATATGGATAATATTCGCGATGTATATGCATTCTGTAAATCTCATAACATTCCTGTAATGTTTGATGCTACACGTGCGGTTGAGAATGCCTATATGATTAAGAAAAAAGATGAGCGTTATATCAATGCATCGGTGAAAGAGATTTTACATGAAATGTTTAGTTATGGCGATGGATGTACGGTATCCAGTAAAAAGGACTATCTGGTAAATATCGGTGGATTCCTAGGAATTCGAGATGATGAAACATTCTATAAAAAAGCACTTTCTATGTTACGTATCTACGAAGGAACCAAAACCAACGGTGGAATGTCCGCTGGGGATATGGCCATGCATGCTGAAGGTGTGATGGAAATGACAGATTTCAATTACATCAAGTCCAGAGTAGAGCAAACACAATATCTTGGGAAGAAACTACTAGATGCCGGAATTCCAATTGTAGAACCTATTGGTACACATGCCGTATTTATAGATGCAAAACGTTTCTTGCCACATATTGATCAGGATAATTATCCGGCTCAGGCACTGGCATCTGCACTATTTGTAGAATCCGGAATCCGCGCTATGGAAAGAGGAAATGTCTCTAGCGGCAGAAATAAGAAAACCGGGGAAAACTACAGGCCATCATTAGAATTGGTGAGATTAACTATTCCTAGAAGAGCATATACCAATGCCCATATGGATGTTGTTGCCGATGGAATTATTAAACTATATGAAAAACGAGATGCCATAAAAGGATTGGATTTCGTTTATGAGCCTGAAGACCTACGTTTCTTCCAGGGGAAATTTGAAGAAGTAAACTAG